In Nomia melanderi isolate GNS246 chromosome 5, iyNomMela1, whole genome shotgun sequence, a single genomic region encodes these proteins:
- the LOC116424825 gene encoding protein Asterix has protein sequence MNSSADPRRPEREVRYKPAAASSQAQPGDNSTLDYMNILGMIFSMCGLMMRLKWCAWVALYCSCISFANSKVSDDTKQILSSFMLSISAVVMSYLQNPQPMTPPWASAIQ, from the coding sequence ATGAATAGTTCAGCTGATCCAAGACGTCCTGAACGAGAAGTTAGATATAAGCCAGCTGCAGCAAGCAGCCAAGCTCAGCCAGGTGATAATTCAACACTAGACTACATGAACATATTAGGAATGATTTTTAGTATGTGTGGTTTAATGATGAGATTAAAATGGTGCGCATGGGTCGCATTATATTGTTCTTGTATTAGTTTTGCAAATTCGAAAGTGAGCGATGATACAAAGCAAATCCTTAGTAGTTTTATGCTCTCCATATCAGCAGTTGTTATGTCATACTTACAAAATCCACAACCAATGACTCCACCATGGGCATCagcaattcaataa